Part of the bacterium genome is shown below.
GCGGTGGGGCCGGCGGTCGAGCTGTTCGTGGAGATGCACGGCCGGTTTACCGCGGCCCAGGCGATCGCGATGGCCCGCGACCTCGAGCGCCTGGCACCGGGGTGGATCGAGGAGCCGGTGCCGCCGGATCAGCCGGCCGCCCTGGCCAGGGTGGCGGCGCACACGACGTTGCCGATCGCGACGGGCGAACGGCTGCACACCCGCGCAGCGTTTCGCGATCTGTTCGCGCTCGGCGCGGTGGACGTCGCGCAGCCGGACCTTTCGCACTGCGGCGGGCTGCTCGAGACGAAGAAGATCGCGGCCATGGCGGAGAGCCACGGACTCATGGTCGCCCCGCATAACGTCGGCGCGTCTGTGAGCACCGCCGCGGCGCTGCATCTCGCGGCCTCCGTTCCGAACCTCAAGATTCAGGAGTACTTCAACGATTTCGACGAGCCGGACGTGGCGGGGACGGCATCGGGGCTGCCGGCTGTCACCGACGGCTACTTCGCGCTACCCGAGGGCCCCGGGCTCGGCGTGACGTTCAACGAGGACGTGGTGCTCGGGCACCCCTACCGCCGCCAGCACTTCAATCTCTTCTCCGAGGACTGGCAGCGCCGTCAGGCCAAGCCCGTGCCGTGAAACGCGGCGGGGTCGCAGCAGGGGGCGCGGCGCGCCGATCGCGAACCGCGTAATTCCCGTTCCATTTTTTGCCGGAGGCGCAACGTGGCGACGCTTGTGAAAATCGGTCTGATCGGGTGCGGCAGCATCGCGCGCGGCGCCCACCTGCCCGCGATGCGCGCGCTGCGGGACCGGGTGGTACTCGTTGCCGCGGCCGACCTGAACCGGGAGGCGGCGCAGGCCGCCGCGGCGCCGTGGGGAGCGGACGCGTACGCCGACGGCCGGCAGGTCGTCGACCGGGACGACGTCGAGGTGGTCGTGATCACAACGCCCGAGGCGGCGCACCGGGAGTGGACCGTCGCCGCCGCGGCGGCCGGGAAGCACATCCTCTGCGAGAAACCGATGGCGCCGTCGCTCGAGGACGCGGACGCGATGATCGAGGCATGCCGCGGGGCCGGCGTCCACCTCATGATCGGCCACAGCCGCCGGTTCACCCGCCGGTACATGGAGATCCGCCGCGCGATCGATCGCGGCGAGATCGGCGCCGTCCGGCTCGTCAGGGAGAACGAACGGCGTCCCGGCGCGCGGGCGGGTGAGCCGGGCTATTACACCGGCTCCCACTGGACCGGTGACCCGGCCGTGTCGGTCGGGGCCGCGCTCACGAACGGCATCCACGAGGCCGATTTGCTCCGCTGGTTTGCCGGGTCGGAGCCGGTCACTGTCTTTGCCGAGCACAAGGTCACAATCGACGGCAACCGCGGCGTGCCGGATTTCGTCACGTGGACGGTCCGGTTCGCCAACGGGTCGATCGGCTCGAGCGAGGTCAGCAACTGTCTGCCCGCGGGGTACCCCGCATTCCACCAGTTCGAAGCCTACGGCCTCCGCGGCGCCATCCGTGCCCGGGATCACGAGCTGGTCAGTTTGACCCGGTTCCGGGACGGCGGCGCCGACTATCCCGAGAGCGCGCACATTCTGCTGCATAATCAGACGGCGTATACGCGCGAGCACGCGGCGTTCATCGACGCCGTCCGCGAAGGCCGCCCGCTGCCGATGTCGCCGGACGAGGCGCGCGCCGCGCTCCGGCTGGCGCTCGCCGCCGTGGAGTCCGCGCGCACGGGCCGCGTCGTCTCCCTCGCGGGCACCACGGCATCGGAGGTGCGGGCATGACGGCAGGAGGCCGCGAAGCGGCCGGAGGTCCTGCGCGAGACGGGGCGCCGCTCGCGATCGGCATCGTCGGCGCGGGCCGGCACGCCGCGGCCCTCGCGGACTATCAGGCGCCTTTCGGCGACGTCCGTGTCGCACGCTGGGCGGCGAGTCCCGGCGGTGCGGATCTCTCCGTGATCCGGGAGCTGGCGACCCGCATCGAAGCGCCGTTTGCGCGCGACTGGGAGGCCCTCGTCCGAGACCCGGATCTGCAAGCCGTGCTCGTATTGAGCGAGAGCGCGGGCGCCTCCCTCGTGGCCGAAGCGGCGCTCGGCGCGGGGAAGACGGTTTTCTGCGCGGCGCCCGCGGCCACGCGGCCGGAAGAGGCAAACCGGTTGGCCGGCGCTGCGACGGGTGGGCGCGGCGGCCTGCTCGTCGGCGGGACGATCCGGCACTCGGCCGCCGGGCGGGAGGCGCTGCGGCTGATCCGGGCGGGTGAGCTCGGACCGCTCCATTCGCTGTTCGCGTCCGTGAGGCTGCCGGCCGGGGGCAATGGCGATCGGTCGTCCTCGGCGCAGCGGCCCGTGCTCGAGGAGGCCGGCTGGGATCTTCTCGATTTCATCGTCGCCGCCACCGGGTCGCAGCCGTCGCGGGTGCACGCGCACGTGGATACGCTGTTCGGGGCCGGGGCGCAGGACACGGCGGTCGGCATCGTCCGGTTCGACAACGACCTCGTGGCGACGATCGAAGTCGCCCGCTGCCTGCCGCCCTCGCTCGCGGCGCCCGCGGACGGCGAGGTGGAGATCGAAGTGATCGGCGGCCGCCAGGCCCTTCGACTGCAGCCCGGCGCGACGGCCGTGAGCATCTACGGCCGGGGCACATCGCTGCGTCCGTGGCTGGACGCGCCCGTGATCTCCATGCTGGACGACCTGGCCGCCGCGACCAATAGCGGCGCGCCGAACGCCGAAGGCGTCGCGGACGTGCGCCGGATGGTCGATCTGATGGAAGCGATCCGCGCCGCCGCCGCGCGCCCGGTCGCACGACTGTAGCAGGGAGAGGGGCCGGCGCGGCGCGGCCCGAAGCCCGCGATTGCCGCGTTTGCGGAGTCATTCGTCGTCGGGGAGTGGAGAGTCTATGCGTATCGCGTATATCGGTCCCGAGGGCCGGAACGCCGTCCTGCAGGAGTGGGCCGGTCCCGGCGTCCTCGTGGAGACCCGCAGCGCGAACTTCAACGGCGCCATTGAGTCGTCGTACGACGAGTATCTGTACATCCCGCGGTTGCTCGAGACCGTCGAGCAGATCGAGCGGGACGGATTCGACGGCGCGTTGATCGGCTGCTTCGGCGATCCGGGACTCGACGGGGTGCGCGAGCTGGTGAGGATGCCCGTGGTCGGTCCGGCGGAAGCATCGCTGCACGTCGCGGCGATGCTGGCCGATCGGTTTGGGATCATCACGGCGACCCCGGAGATCCGGCCGATGCTGTACCGGCTCGCGGAGCGCTACCAGGTCGACCGCCGGCTCGCCGGGGTGACGGACATCGGCTGTCCGGTCCTCGACATCCGGCGGGATCCCGACGCGCACTACCCGGCGCTGGTGGATCTGGCGCGCCGCATGGTGCGCGAGCAGGGCGCCGGGGCGCTCGTCCTCGGCTGCGGCAGCATGTCGTTCTACGCCGACCGGCTGTCGGGAGACACCGGCGTTCCCTGTATCAACCCGCTGCGCGTCGGACTGAAGATGTGCGAGCTGCTGGCCGGCAGCGGCCTCACGCACTCGAAATTGACCTATCCGTACCCGTCCAGCCGGCGGATTCGGGCAGAAGCGCAGACCATCGCGAGGTGAACAACATGCGGACGCGTTCGTGGGCGCCGACTGCGTTCGGCGTGGCGCTCGTCGTTGGCACATTGCTCTGGGGGATGCCGCAGAGCACGATGCCGAAACCGCCGGCCGCGCTCGCCGCCGGTGCGGCGCTGCCGCAGTCGCTGGTCGTCGCCGACATCGGCGACCTGCAGACTCTGGACGGCACGCTCCGCGTCGTCACCAACCACCGGCGGCTCTACGGGAACATCTACGAGACCCTGGCGACGCGGGATCCGAAGACGCAGCAGATCGTCCCGCTGCTCGCGACCGGCTGGGAGAAGCACGGCGACACGGCATGGATCTTTCATATCCGCAGGGGCGCCAAGTTCCATGACGGCGCCCCGCTGACCGCGGCGGACGTCAAGTTCTCGCTCGACCGCGCGCGCGATCCCAAGATCTCCCAGGCCGCCGCGAGCGTCAAGCTGGGTCCCATCGACGTCGTCGACGAGTACACGGTTCGCATCACGACGGTCGGGATCGATCCGCTGGCGCTCACGCGGGTCGCGGATCTCGGCTTCATCGGCGAGAAGGCGTATTTCGACCGCGTCGGCGCCGTCGACTTCGGGCTCAGACCGATCGGGACCGGACCCTACAAGTTCGTGCGCTGGGACAAGGGCAGCCAGGTTGTCATGACCGCCAACGACGGCTACTGGGGCGGGCCGGTGCCGGTCAAGAGCCTGACGTTCAAGTTCATCCCGGACGCGGCCACCCGCGTCGCCGCGCTGCTGTCCGGTGAGGTCGATATCGCGGCGGAGATTCCGCCGGAACTGGCCGCGCGGATCGATTCGAGCCCCAACGCGTCGATCTCGTCGCAAACCGACCCGATGGCGGTCGGCGTCTGGCTGAAGCCGCTCGCCACGCCGCTCAACAATCGCGCGGTCCGGCAGGCCCTCAACTACGCGGTCAACAAAGACGCGATCGTCAAGACGATCTGGGCCGGCCGCGCGACGGCGCTGGGCAGCCCGCTGTTTCCCGGCATCTTCGGCTACGACTCCGCCGTGAAACCGTACCCGTACGATCCGGCGAAGGCCAAAGCGATGCTCGCGCAGGCCGGGTACCCGAACGGCTTCACCTTCCACACGGACGTGCCGATCGGCGGCGTGCCGCTGGCCAAAGAGGCCGCGGAGGCCGTGGCGGGGGACCTCGCCCGGGTCGGCGTCAAGATGGAGATGCGCACGCTCGAGTGGGCCGCGTTCTTGAAGAACGTGTTCACCCCGCGGTCCGAGGCGACGGCCGAGTCGATGGTGCTGTACATCAAGACGCCCAGCCTGGACGGCGACGGCATCCTAAGCCCGACCTTTCCGTGCGACGCGGTGTATCCGGCCGGATGGAACTGGGGCGTGTACTGCAACCCGCAGGTCGACAAGCTCATCGCGACGGAGGCCCATGCGCTGAGCCCGAAGGTCCGCGAGCGCGTGATGGGGCAGATCTCGCAGATGCTGCACGACGACGCGCCGTGGATCTACCTGTACGCGCCGACGCAGCAGTTCGGCGTGAAGAAAGGCCTGCCGTGGAAGGCGCGCGAGGACGGCATGATCTTTGCCTGGCACGACCTGAAGCCGTAGCGGCCGCGGGCCCCGCGCGGGGAGCCCCGCCCCGATGAGCGGCCGCTACGTGCTGCGGCGGCTCGGCCGCTGCGTCTTCGTCCTGTTCGGCGTCACGCTGCTCGCCTTTGTGGTCTCGCGGCTCAAGGGCGACCCGGTGCTGCTGATGGTCCAGCCCGGGGCGACGGCCGCCGACATCGAGGCGATGCGCCGCTCGCTCGGGCTTGACGGCCCGCTCTGGCTGCAGTTCGCGCGCTTCGTCGGCGGTGCGCTGCGCGGCAACCTCGGCATGTCGATCTGGCAGGGACAGAACGTGACCTCGCTGCTGCTCGAGCGCGTGCCCTTCACGCTGCGCCTCTCCAGCCTCGCGATCCTCGTGGTGGTCGTCGTCGGCATCCCGGCCGGCATCGTGGCCGCACGCTCGCGGGGGGGCGCCTGGGACCAGGTGATCGTGGCGGGGGCGGTCGCGGGGCAGGCGCTGCCGACGTTCTGGGTCGGGTTGATGCTGATCTATCTGTTCGCCGTGGACTGGCGCCTGCTCCCGAGCTTCGGAGCCGGCGACTGGCGGCACCTCGTGATGCCGGTCGCCACGCTGTCGCTGTTCTCGCTCGCGCGCGTGACCCGGCTGGTGCGGTCCTCGATGCTCGAGGTATTGAACCAGGATTACATCCGGACGGCGCGCGCCAAGGGGCTCGCGACGGGCCGGCTGCTCTTCCGCCACGCCCTGCGCAATTCGCTGCTGCCGATCATCACGCTCGTCGGCCTCGAGTACGGCGTGGCGCTCGGCGGCTCCGTCATCACGGAGACGATCTTCGCGCTGCCCGGGGTCGGCGGGCTCGCGGTCCAGGCGATCTTCAACCGCGACT
Proteins encoded:
- a CDS encoding ABC transporter substrate-binding protein yields the protein MRTRSWAPTAFGVALVVGTLLWGMPQSTMPKPPAALAAGAALPQSLVVADIGDLQTLDGTLRVVTNHRRLYGNIYETLATRDPKTQQIVPLLATGWEKHGDTAWIFHIRRGAKFHDGAPLTAADVKFSLDRARDPKISQAAASVKLGPIDVVDEYTVRITTVGIDPLALTRVADLGFIGEKAYFDRVGAVDFGLRPIGTGPYKFVRWDKGSQVVMTANDGYWGGPVPVKSLTFKFIPDAATRVAALLSGEVDIAAEIPPELAARIDSSPNASISSQTDPMAVGVWLKPLATPLNNRAVRQALNYAVNKDAIVKTIWAGRATALGSPLFPGIFGYDSAVKPYPYDPAKAKAMLAQAGYPNGFTFHTDVPIGGVPLAKEAAEAVAGDLARVGVKMEMRTLEWAAFLKNVFTPRSEATAESMVLYIKTPSLDGDGILSPTFPCDAVYPAGWNWGVYCNPQVDKLIATEAHALSPKVRERVMGQISQMLHDDAPWIYLYAPTQQFGVKKGLPWKAREDGMIFAWHDLKP
- a CDS encoding aspartate/glutamate racemase family protein → MRIAYIGPEGRNAVLQEWAGPGVLVETRSANFNGAIESSYDEYLYIPRLLETVEQIERDGFDGALIGCFGDPGLDGVRELVRMPVVGPAEASLHVAAMLADRFGIITATPEIRPMLYRLAERYQVDRRLAGVTDIGCPVLDIRRDPDAHYPALVDLARRMVREQGAGALVLGCGSMSFYADRLSGDTGVPCINPLRVGLKMCELLAGSGLTHSKLTYPYPSSRRIRAEAQTIAR
- a CDS encoding ABC transporter permease, translated to MSGRYVLRRLGRCVFVLFGVTLLAFVVSRLKGDPVLLMVQPGATAADIEAMRRSLGLDGPLWLQFARFVGGALRGNLGMSIWQGQNVTSLLLERVPFTLRLSSLAILVVVVVGIPAGIVAARSRGGAWDQVIVAGAVAGQALPTFWVGLMLIYLFAVDWRLLPSFGAGDWRHLVMPVATLSLFSLARVTRLVRSSMLEVLNQDYIRTARAKGLATGRLLFRHALRNSLLPIITLVGLEYGVALGGSVITETIFALPGVGGLAVQAIFNRDFPLIQAVVLFTAAVFVAVNFLVDMLYLAIDPRVQYA
- a CDS encoding mandelate racemase/muconate lactonizing enzyme family protein, whose amino-acid sequence is MKIGEVKVYVMGSAWRNFVFARVRTDDGLDGIGEARPVNREEAVAAYLEAITHRYVLGSDPFNIEDLLLRITRDDYEVPGATEMTAIAIVEMACWDIIGKALGQPVYRLLGGRCRDRIKAYANGWYQVARTPDEFAQAARRVVARGYRAMKFDPFGAGAGELTRDEHRRSVELVEAVRDAVGPAVELFVEMHGRFTAAQAIAMARDLERLAPGWIEEPVPPDQPAALARVAAHTTLPIATGERLHTRAAFRDLFALGAVDVAQPDLSHCGGLLETKKIAAMAESHGLMVAPHNVGASVSTAAALHLAASVPNLKIQEYFNDFDEPDVAGTASGLPAVTDGYFALPEGPGLGVTFNEDVVLGHPYRRQHFNLFSEDWQRRQAKPVP
- a CDS encoding Gfo/Idh/MocA family oxidoreductase; translation: MTAGGREAAGGPARDGAPLAIGIVGAGRHAAALADYQAPFGDVRVARWAASPGGADLSVIRELATRIEAPFARDWEALVRDPDLQAVLVLSESAGASLVAEAALGAGKTVFCAAPAATRPEEANRLAGAATGGRGGLLVGGTIRHSAAGREALRLIRAGELGPLHSLFASVRLPAGGNGDRSSSAQRPVLEEAGWDLLDFIVAATGSQPSRVHAHVDTLFGAGAQDTAVGIVRFDNDLVATIEVARCLPPSLAAPADGEVEIEVIGGRQALRLQPGATAVSIYGRGTSLRPWLDAPVISMLDDLAAATNSGAPNAEGVADVRRMVDLMEAIRAAAARPVARL
- a CDS encoding Gfo/Idh/MocA family oxidoreductase, giving the protein MATLVKIGLIGCGSIARGAHLPAMRALRDRVVLVAAADLNREAAQAAAAPWGADAYADGRQVVDRDDVEVVVITTPEAAHREWTVAAAAAGKHILCEKPMAPSLEDADAMIEACRGAGVHLMIGHSRRFTRRYMEIRRAIDRGEIGAVRLVRENERRPGARAGEPGYYTGSHWTGDPAVSVGAALTNGIHEADLLRWFAGSEPVTVFAEHKVTIDGNRGVPDFVTWTVRFANGSIGSSEVSNCLPAGYPAFHQFEAYGLRGAIRARDHELVSLTRFRDGGADYPESAHILLHNQTAYTREHAAFIDAVREGRPLPMSPDEARAALRLALAAVESARTGRVVSLAGTTASEVRA